One Bemisia tabaci chromosome 7, PGI_BMITA_v3 DNA window includes the following coding sequences:
- the LOC109035306 gene encoding TATA box-binding protein-like 1 translates to MITAAFHKNGMKHLANGNLNNHCDDPRDESSSNISKDKSSVMIPEQDYTQPPVPQGQENTPEIDIVINNVVCSFSVRCHLNLRQIALNGCNVEYKREYGMVTMKIRKPYTTASIWSSGKITCTGATSEDQSRIAARRFARALQKLGFKTRFTNFRITNVLGTCSMPFGIKINQFSTHHREAEYEPELHPGVTFKIRSPKATLKIFSTGSITVTAGSVLDVQQAIEHIFPLVYPFRKERTKEDELALEQRLNKAKKRKATTELVLDEVDVDIDEPSDDASDVDSLD, encoded by the exons ATGATTACTGCTGCTTTTCATAAGAACGGTATGAAACATTTGGCCAACGGCAACCTTAACAATCACTGCGATGACCCGCGGGACGAAAGTTCTAGTAATATTTCCAAGGATAAATCAAGCGTGATGATCCCGGAACAGGATTACACCCAACCACCAGTCCCTCAAGGGCAAGAGAATACACCGGAAATAGATATAGTAATCAACAATGTAGTCTGTAGTTTTAGTGTTCGTTGTCATCTGAATTTGAGACAGATCGCACTCAATGGATGCAATGTTGAATACAAAAGAGAATATGGG ATGGTAACTATGAAAATAAGGAAACCCTACACGACTGCATCAATATGGTCTAGTGGTAAAATTACATGTACAGGAGCCACCAGCGAGGATCAATCTCGCATTGCCGCCCGCCGCTTTGCACGAGCACTTCAAAAATTAGGCTTCAAAACACGCTTCACTAATTTTAGAATCACGAATGTCCTAGGAACATGTTCAATGCCCTTTGGCATTAAAATAAATCAGTTTTCTACGCATCATAGGGAAGCTGA GTATGAACCTGAGCTTCATCCCGGTGTAACATTTAAAATAAGAAGTCCCAAAGCTAcgctcaaaatattttcaactggAAGCATTACTGTCACAG CTGGAAGTGTGCTAGATGTGCAGCAAGcaattgaacatatttttcctctagtCTATCCGTTCCGCAAAGAACGAACGAAGGAAGATGAACTGGCGCTAGAACAGAGACTGAATAAGGCTAAAAAACGAAAAGCTACAACAGAATTAGTTCTGGATGAGGTTGATGTTGATATTGATGAGCCCTCCGATGACGCCTCTGATGTTGACTCTCTAGACTAA
- the LOC109038265 gene encoding cysteine-rich PDZ-binding protein encodes MVCEKCEKKLGKVITPDPWKSGARNTNESGGRKIGENKAITASKARFNPYTTRFETCRICRQKVHQVGSHYCQACAYKKGICAMCGKKILDTKNYKQSAV; translated from the coding sequence ATGGTCTGCGAGAAGTGTGAAAAGAAACTGGGCAAAGTTATCACTCCAGATCCATGGAAAAGTGGAGCGAGAAATACCAATGAAAGCGGTGgcagaaaaatcggagaaaacaAAGCAATTACAGCCAGCAAAGCAAGATTTAACCCATACACAACAAGGTTTGAAACATGTCGAATTTGTAGGCAAAAAGTTCATCAAGTTGGTTCCCACTACTGTCAAGCATGTGCCTATAAAAAGGGTATCTGTGCCATGTgtggaaagaaaattttggacacAAAGAACTACAAGCAATCTGCAGTTTGA